From one Triticum aestivum cultivar Chinese Spring chromosome 4B, IWGSC CS RefSeq v2.1, whole genome shotgun sequence genomic stretch:
- the LOC123094924 gene encoding uncharacterized protein isoform X1 — protein sequence MSAVRSKCSGGQYGEAQRPLGLREVQGRKQPIRRAVPVRRPYDLRGVLDLAPTPPTRAGHPPVRRPHPHHQAPQRRPRLPVASEDFQINTEAPCRSQRLAKYNTTTRQVALLVCGAEAMSAPFLAKTFLQMI from the exons ATGAGCGCCGTGAGGTCAAAGTGCAGCGGCGGCCAATACGGGGAGGCGCAGCGACCGCTCGGGCTCCGCGAGGTCCAGGGGCGGAAGCAGCCAATACGGCGAGCGGTGCCTGTCCGGCGACCATACGACCTCCGCGGCGTGCTCGACCTTGCTCCTACACCTCCTACCCGGGCTGGACATCCCCCCGTGCGTCGTCCCCACCCGCATCACCAAGCTCCCCAACGGCGTCCGCGACTCCCCGTCGCCTCCGAGGATTTCCAG ATTAACACCGAGGCTCCCTGCCGTTCACAGCGTCTTGCCAAGTACAATACTACAACCAGGCAAGTAGCTCTTCTCGTATGTGGTGCTGAAGCAATGTCGGCTCCTTTTTTGGCCAAAACCTTCTTGCAAATGATTTAA
- the LOC123094924 gene encoding uncharacterized protein isoform X2, translated as MSAVRSKCSGGQYGEAQRPLGLREVQGRKQPIRRAVPVRRPYDLRGVLDLAPTPPTRAGHPPVRRPHPHHQAPQRRPRLPVASEDFQQNIV; from the exons ATGAGCGCCGTGAGGTCAAAGTGCAGCGGCGGCCAATACGGGGAGGCGCAGCGACCGCTCGGGCTCCGCGAGGTCCAGGGGCGGAAGCAGCCAATACGGCGAGCGGTGCCTGTCCGGCGACCATACGACCTCCGCGGCGTGCTCGACCTTGCTCCTACACCTCCTACCCGGGCTGGACATCCCCCCGTGCGTCGTCCCCACCCGCATCACCAAGCTCCCCAACGGCGTCCGCGACTCCCCGTCGCCTCCGAGGATTTCCAG CAAAATATTGTATGA